The nucleotide window AAAAGTCCCCTTTCGATTTAGCAATGTTGGCTTCGACACCTACATTCTAATTCTTATGGAGGGCTTTTTGGTACAACCGATCTATTATCCGCCCGCATAGCGGGTGGGTTTTTGTTTCGCACGCTTTAGCGTGCTCAACTGGGCCTAAAGGCACTACTCAAAAAGGAGCAGGAAAATTTCCTGCTCCTTTTATATGTCCTATCATTTCACAGTTATGCGTTCACAGGACTCTTCATCGTCTTAAACTTTGCCTGACGATCGTAGGTCTGGTACCCTTTGTAAAAGTGCACGTGTTTTTTGGTAACCTTTACCTTATAAGTCAACCGTTGACCGTCGAACTGAACCTGAGTCCCTTTGGGCGAATACTGAATACCAGATAACCGGTAAACATGCTTGCCTAGTGACTGGTACTTCAGCTTTTTCAATCCATACCCTGGTAACCGATAGAAACGATGGCTAACGGCATCCTGTTCAAAAACATTCCCCGTGCTTTTGGACTTGGCGTACGTAATGTAGGCTTTATTGCCATCCTTGCCGTTGTAATACCAAGTGTGGCGCAGCCCCTTGGGTGTTCCGGCGTGCCAAGTTGCGGCATCTGCTGATGAAACATCGACCATCGCCAACCCCATAGTGGCAACGGCCAAGCCAATCAAAAAAACTGATTTATGCATCATGATGGTTCCTCCCCTAAATTGTCTGAGTCAATGTGCTTTCTTGAGAGTACACGTTACGGTCGGGAAATACAAGCACAGATTGGACAAACACGCTGATTGTCTTTTCTATAAATACTTAGCAATCCTATCTCAAAAACTTAAAATTATACCACGTCCTAAATCCCCCAACCGATCAACGGCAGGGGGATTTAGGACGTGCTCCCTCGAGCTATTTAAAGTTAAGAATGACGCTCTTTGCAATCCATGCCTTGTGACCCGCCCGGTCATTTACTTGAAAATAAGTGGCCGCTTTTCCATTAATCTTAACCTTTTCTTGCTTGACCAATTGCCACTTCTTTTTACTGTGTTTTGGCGTATGTCCCTTAATCTTCTGCAGGTGGGCATCCTTGAACCACACCTTGTTGCCCTTTAATCGGTACTTATAGGTCGTACGCAGTTTCTTAGTCGAAACGATTTTAACCACTTTCTTTTTCCCTGGTTTGTGGGTCCCACCGGTCGTGTTCGTTGGCTTGCCTGGTTGGGCGGCCTCATTAGAAGTCACATTGTTTGAGGTGTTGGTCCCGCCCGTTTGATTGGCACCACTGCTATCATTTTGGTGGTTATCATTCGTCACGTTACCCGTGCCACTATTTCCAGAATTACCCGTGTTATTTCCAGGTACGACTGGTTTCTGAGCTGCCGGATAAGGGGTCTTTTTACCATCCGTAGAGACCAGGAACTTAGCTCGCAACTGTTCCTGTTGCGCCGGACTGAATTCTAAACACTCCGTGATGTAGGCTTCCATCGAGCCGTAATTTTGCAGAACTTCCTTGTAGTATTCCATCAGCCAAGCCCGTTCAACCTTTTTACCGACCTGGTTCGATTGCATGTAGTCGGCAATAATTGTGTTACGGCTGACACCCATGATGGAAAGCAACAGAACGGTCGCAATCCCCGTACGATCTTTACCGGACGTACAGTGATAGAGTGTGGCCTGTGGGTTCGCCAAGACCATGTTCAAAAATTTATGGTACCCAACAACGGCCGGGTGACCAAACGCTAATCGTTGATTGTAGAATTCGCCATCACTCCCTGAATCCGTGTAGGCGTGCGGTCCCAGTACTGAGATATTCGTGTTCTTAGCCCCAGGGAGTACTTTATCCGGCTTCCCCTTAACCTGGCCGGGAGTCCGTAAATCAATGATCGAAGTAATTTTAAATTCCGTCGTTAATTTTTGACTATCTTCCGTCGTCAGTCCAAAGAGTTGATCCGAACGCAACAGGCTGTGAGAGCGAACCTGCCATTTGCCATCTGCCGTCGTGTACCCACCCAAGTCCCGGGTGTTCACCGTCCCTGCTAAGGGAACTAATGTCTTGTGAATATCGCCGTAGTCGGCTGGAGGCGTTGTCGGTTTAACCGGCGCTGTTAACGCTGTTTGGTCGACCGCTGAGGTGGTCGTTGCGGCTAACGCACTAGGCGTCCCAATTCCCATAAGTGACAGGACCACTGAAGCGAGACTCAAAGATTTAACGATAGCTGAACGTTGCATGTAATCCTCCTGATTAGACCGTTTTATTTTGTTTTTGATAACAGATATAAGAATATCAATTCAATGTAGATTATTCGTAAAGATAACGTACAGACTAGGTAAAGGTGGGTTAAAAATCACTCTTTCATACCGATAAGTTAAATGAATAACTAACCTTATCGTCATCGAATTGTACTAATTATTCAGCAACTAAAACAAGGCCTTATTTTTGAAAAATTCTCTCAAAAATAAGACCCGTTATTTAACTAATTCGGTTCGATTCATAATTATCTGCCTCTCCGACCGCTAGCGCAAAAACGTTAGTAACCAGTTAAGCCGTTTCTTCCGTGACTGTCTTAGTCTTAGACATCCGCTTTAAGGTCTGTTTCAGTAACAATGGGGCCACGATAGTTGCTAGAATAATTACCAGAATCATTGCGGAGTAGTCACTCTCACTCATCAGCCCAGCTTGGTGGCCAATTTGGGCGGTGATCAGTCCCATTTCACCACGCGCAATCATCCCAGTACCAATCACGGCGCTACTGGTACCGTCAAACCCACTAAGGCGTGCACCTAAACCACAGCCTAGCAATTTGGTCAAACAAGCTAATACCGTTAAAATTACGATGATTCCTAAATTACCTAGGAAGTGATCAAAGGTCATGTTCAACCCCACGCTCACGAAGAATACTGGGATAAAGATGGCGTTCCCCAGTGGCTCAACGTGATCGGCTAAAACAGCTCGGTAAGGTGTGTGTGCGACAGCAATTCCGGCAAAGAAGGCGCCGATAGCCCCACTCAAACCCACAATATTCGCGAGCCAGGCCATTGCCATACAGATGACCATCGACATGATGGTTACACTAGAAGCCATAACTAACCGTTCGCTCAGATGCATCAGATACGGCGCAATCCATTTGACCAACACGTAGGTTCCTCCGAAGAAGGCCACCTGTTCAATCAGAACCAAGGCCAAAGCTGGCTGACTTCCCGCCGCCTGGATTCCTTGACTAGCCAATAGACTAATCATCAGGGACAGTAGCACGACCCCAATAATGTCATCCGCTACCGCTGCTCCCAAAATGGTTGCCCCCTCACGCGTGGACAGTGCGTGGTACTCTTTAAGCACGGCCACCGAGATAGAAACGGACGTGGCTGAGAAAATGACACCGATAAACAATGATTCCAATAGCGTAAACCCCCACCACCAAGAAGCTAGCCCCATTAAAATGATGGGGAAAATTACCCCAGAGGTTGCCACAACAATGGCCGGGCGCAGATATTTCATCAGTAACTGCAGATTGCTCTCCAGCCCCCCGAGAAACATCAAAATAACCACACCGATGTCAGCGAATAAACTGACCAGATCATTTAATTGGACCCAGTTCAAAACTGCTGGGCCGATTAAAATACCGACCAATAGCTCACCAATCACAGCCGGAACACCCAACCGGTTCGACAAGTTACCCGCTAAAGTCGTCAATACCAGGATTAAACATAAAGTCCCTAGAAATGCCACGCGGACCCCTCCTTTAAGAATTTTATAATAAAACCCATGATACACCAAAACGCCGCCACGCAAAACCCATCCGTCGGAATTTTCTGACCTGACCGACCAATAGTTCTTAGTGACGACGCTTAATCTAAATAGCTTTAAGTCAAATGGAGTAACAGTGAATATTTGAAGAACTGGCCCGATGGCTGCGGCAAAAGGAAGCTAAAGCGTGCCTCCTGTAGCCGTGCCTGATAACTCTCATCAGGCACTGTAAATTCAAGAAATCCCGACTTCATTCCCGGACTATGAAGCTCCTGTTCGGTAAATAACTGGCCTGAAGGGTGCGTTAATCCCCGTGACTGATTACTGATTGCATAGGGGATATTTAGCCACATGTTCTCAGCCAGATTAGCATTTCCCGCCTTCAAGCCATAGTGATACACTCCCAATTGTTGAATCTGCAGGTGAACTTTGACCCGCTTCTCGGCGGTTGCCGATTGGTGTTCGACCTGAGTGACCTTGAAGCGGACGTTTGAATCTACCACCCAGTTGCCTTGATGGAAAATCTTTTCCACCACCAGCGGTTGCTTTGCTTTCTGATTGACATGCCGATACTGCCAAGCACTCCCAATACTCAAAAATAATAGGGCGAAGATAATCAACAACGTTTTAAACTTCATAAGCTGTTCCCGCCTCCACTAAAATCCGCTTATCCGAGATGGCAGACACAAACTCGTGGTCGTGAGAAGCTACCACCAATGTGCTGCCAGCCGCCTTCAACGATTGCAGGTAGGTAATCAGGGCTACAACACTTTCGGTATCAAGCGCATTGGTAGGTTCATCCAACACAATCAACTCACTTTGGCCTAAAGTTGCCTGGGCAATTCCCAATTTCTGCTTCATCCCTAGCGAGAAGTGCTTAACCTTTGCCCCATTATCTCGGGGTAACTGAAACTGATGGAGTAACTGCACAATGTCTTGGTTGGTGACCCCGGGCATCAGATTCGCCAGCAATTTCAAATTTTTATACGCCGAAAATTCTTCGATGAAGCCCGGTGCTTCAATCAAGATGCCTGCTTGAACCGGATAACGCTGGCCAGTCCGAAGGGGGATATCGTTCACTGTCACACGTCCCCGGGTCTTAACCAACCCCAACATGGCCTTCAAAACCAACGTTTTTCCTGAACCATTAATCCCCTCTAAAGTAGTAATGCTTTGCTGCTCCACAGTAAAAGAAACATCCCGTAACACAGGTTGCCGCCGAATTGTCTTAGAAATCATGCTCAACTGAATCAACGTCATTGCTATATTCCCCTATCTCATCATAAGTCTCGGCGATTGACGATCATCACCATCAGGCCCCACAGTAACCCCATACCACCAATCAACAGGCCCGTTGCGACCCAATCCATCTCGGGAGTTGACGGTGACTGAAAGCGTAAGAACGGTGACTGCGGCTTGGCCAATACATCCTCGAGCAGCATTTCACCCAGCCAAGTACCCATAATGGCAATCAACTTCTGTTGGGTCGCGACATAAACTGCCAGCGCCACGCTAACAAAAAAGCCCTGATTGATTCCAACTTGGACACAGCCCCATAACACAATCCAACTAGGCGGCCACCCCGCCAGTTCAGAGAATCGTGCCACTATAATTCCGCTCCACATTAGCCACAACGTTCCCTGTAGTAAAAGACTTTGTACACCAAGCTGCCGAATCCAAATTAGCCGGGACCCGGTTACACCATAGTCATTTAACCGCGGTGAAATCACGCTGAGTCCGACAATTAACCCGATGGGCAAGTAACCCCAGCTAAATCCGCCAATCTCAAATAAAGCTTTATACAACGCTAACGGGGCTAAGTGAGTTGACTGGGTCCAATGCCATCCTCGTAATCCAGAAATAACCGTCGCAAATAGCCCCATAGACAAAAGCCATCGGTAACGGGTCAGTTGGCTACACTGTTGCCGCCATAATCTACGCGTGAACAAGTTGTTGCCACCCCCGAGCTACTAAATACAAGGTGATGCCACTAAATACGATTGTCACCCCCGCTGTTGTCGGCCAGCTGACATTGGCATTGGCCGTCTCACGGAGAAAATCAGCTGGCGCTAAACTATGAGGCACCACTCCCAACGGCTGCACTAAAAATAACCCCAATTGTGTCAGAACAACCGTCCCGATACCCATAAAACGCTGACGCGTGTATAACCCCGTCCCCGTGACAAACAGAGAAAAGAGTCCACCCCAGACAAATGTCCGCCCAATAGCCAAACCAGCGTGTAAGAGGGGCTGGGAATAATACATGCTTACACTCAGGGTATTAAAACTGATTGCCAAGATGTTGCTATGTAAGAGATTGTCCGGCCGATAGCTGGGAAGTACCAACAGATGGCCCCAGAGGTTAACCAGCAATGGCAAGGCCGTAACCAAACCGCCTAGTATGAACGACCAACCAAAATAGCCTCGAAACAAAACGGTTGTCGGAACCTTCATTCGTAACTGCGTTAAAAAGCCATTCATGCGATCCTGGTTTAGCACGGTGCCCACAGGCAGTGCCGCTAGTAGTGGTAGGACGAAGTAATAAGCCTGACTAACTGATTGAAAAGTGTCCACACCTAGCCACTTGGTATATGCCGAGTCAAAATAATTAGACTGGCCGTCGATGAGTCGTAAGGTTGGATAAAGTTGGCTCATCGCTAAAATCAAAGACACACTAAATGCCAAAATTAACGTTCGTTTGTTGAGTCGCTGCCAAACTACCCCCATTAATTTCTCCCCTTCACTCCCGTTTTCGCCACTATACAGGACTTTGGTGGAGATGCCAATAGACCGTTCTAATAAGTCACCAGTTGATATTAAACCATTAATTTTTTCTCTTGCCTCAGCCTACAATCTGGGGCCCATACGCAAAGGAAAGCATCCTAAAAAGTCGCTTAATTTTCAAAATTCGTCACTACTCGATATTTATTTAATTATGCCCGCTAAGCTAATCTTGCCAGCCAAAAAAGAGCCACGGCAACTGCCTTGGCTCTAGTATCTCTAAGTTTTAAGTTTCAAGCAGGCCAGCTACTAGCTAAAGTACGTCAGATCAGACGCCAGAGTCGGGTAGGCCGTAATCGTTTGACTGATATCCGCTGGTCCCATATGATTCTGGATCACGAAGTCCAGGTAATTAATCACCTGTTCGGCCTCGCTACTCAGCACAGCTGCCCCAACAATGTGGGCAGTCGATTTATCAATCACAACCTTGATTCGAGCATGCAGGTCCTGAATCCGCTGGTAACTGTACCAGTGCGTCAAATCCAGGTCACTTACCCGATACGTTTCTGGTTCGGCCGCTGCCTGTGCCGTAGTGACCCCCAGTTGAGCCAGCTGCGTTTTACCATACACGACCGATGGGATGACCGGATACTTGATGGCCGGCGCATCACAAGTCGTCAACGTCTCCGTCAAATAGCGACCTTCGTAACCCGCAACGGGAGTTAACTTAGGTTGCGGCCGATCAACAACATCCCCTAACGCAAAGATGTGAGGATTCGTGGTTCGCAACGTACCGTCAACTTTAATGCCATGCGTCGTCGTGGCAACGTCCACCCTGTCTAAATGGAGACCAGCAGTAACTGGCACTCGTCCAGCCGTCGCAAAAACCATTCCGGTTGTCCAACTCCGACCATCAGCTGTGATCACACGATACTGATCATCAGCCGGGGTCACCTGGGTGATTTCCGTGTTAAGTTGTACATCGATGCCATTAGCCTTTAAACGGTCCAACAAGTCACCGACAAGGTCATCATCAAAGGCACGTAACGGACGATCACTGTGATGGATCAAGTGAACCTGCGCGCCAGCCGCGTTAGCAATAGCCGCCAACTCAACCCCCACGTACCCGGCACCCATCAACGTAATGTCCTCGGGTAAGTTGTCTAAATCCAAGAACTCGTTACTGGTTCGCAACCA belongs to Levilactobacillus yonginensis and includes:
- a CDS encoding cation:proton antiporter; the protein is MAFLGTLCLILVLTTLAGNLSNRLGVPAVIGELLVGILIGPAVLNWVQLNDLVSLFADIGVVILMFLGGLESNLQLLMKYLRPAIVVATSGVIFPIILMGLASWWWGFTLLESLFIGVIFSATSVSISVAVLKEYHALSTREGATILGAAVADDIIGVVLLSLMISLLASQGIQAAGSQPALALVLIEQVAFFGGTYVLVKWIAPYLMHLSERLVMASSVTIMSMVICMAMAWLANIVGLSGAIGAFFAGIAVAHTPYRAVLADHVEPLGNAIFIPVFFVSVGLNMTFDHFLGNLGIIVILTVLACLTKLLGCGLGARLSGFDGTSSAVIGTGMIARGEMGLITAQIGHQAGLMSESDYSAMILVIILATIVAPLLLKQTLKRMSKTKTVTEETA
- a CDS encoding NAD(P)/FAD-dependent oxidoreductase, giving the protein MQEFDIVVIGGGPGGLAAAYGLHARGMNVAVVEKDLWGGTCPNRGCDPKKILMAAVEAQGHSEALRGHGLSGVPQLDWPALMAAKRAYTEKIPAGTHSGLQAAGMTTFHGEASFNDDGTLTVGDDQLNAANWIIATGQEPRLPQIDGQEWLRTSNEFLDLDNLPEDITLMGAGYVGVELAAIANAAGAQVHLIHHSDRPLRAFDDDLVGDLLDRLKANGIDVQLNTEITQVTPADDQYRVITADGRSWTTGMVFATAGRVPVTAGLHLDRVDVATTTHGIKVDGTLRTTNPHIFALGDVVDRPQPKLTPVAGYEGRYLTETLTTCDAPAIKYPVIPSVVYGKTQLAQLGVTTAQAAAEPETYRVSDLDLTHWYSYQRIQDLHARIKVVIDKSTAHIVGAAVLSSEAEQVINYLDFVIQNHMGPADISQTITAYPTLASDLTYFS
- a CDS encoding tyrosine-protein phosphatase, translated to MQRSAIVKSLSLASVVLSLMGIGTPSALAATTTSAVDQTALTAPVKPTTPPADYGDIHKTLVPLAGTVNTRDLGGYTTADGKWQVRSHSLLRSDQLFGLTTEDSQKLTTEFKITSIIDLRTPGQVKGKPDKVLPGAKNTNISVLGPHAYTDSGSDGEFYNQRLAFGHPAVVGYHKFLNMVLANPQATLYHCTSGKDRTGIATVLLLSIMGVSRNTIIADYMQSNQVGKKVERAWLMEYYKEVLQNYGSMEAYITECLEFSPAQQEQLRAKFLVSTDGKKTPYPAAQKPVVPGNNTGNSGNSGTGNVTNDNHQNDSSGANQTGGTNTSNNVTSNEAAQPGKPTNTTGGTHKPGKKKVVKIVSTKKLRTTYKYRLKGNKVWFKDAHLQKIKGHTPKHSKKKWQLVKQEKVKINGKAATYFQVNDRAGHKAWIAKSVILNFK
- a CDS encoding ATP-binding cassette domain-containing protein; amino-acid sequence: MTLIQLSMISKTIRRQPVLRDVSFTVEQQSITTLEGINGSGKTLVLKAMLGLVKTRGRVTVNDIPLRTGQRYPVQAGILIEAPGFIEEFSAYKNLKLLANLMPGVTNQDIVQLLHQFQLPRDNGAKVKHFSLGMKQKLGIAQATLGQSELIVLDEPTNALDTESVVALITYLQSLKAAGSTLVVASHDHEFVSAISDKRILVEAGTAYEV